From a single Populus trichocarpa isolate Nisqually-1 chromosome 17, P.trichocarpa_v4.1, whole genome shotgun sequence genomic region:
- the LOC7482442 gene encoding inositol hexakisphosphate and diphosphoinositol-pentakisphosphate kinase VIP2 isoform X9, which produces MNWCHNIFFMTGGRCMRYALVNREFPFQELDYFIEEEDFVEVHGSRFWKPFVEKPVDGDDHSIMIYYPSAAGGGMKELFRKVGNRSSDFHQDVRRVRREGSYIYEEFMPTGGTDVKVYTVGPEYAHAEARKSPVVDGVVMRNPDGKEVRYPVLLTPNEKQMARDVCIAFRQAVCGFDLLRCEGRSYVCDVNGWSFVKNSYKYYDDSACVLRKMLLDAKAPHLSSAIPPTLPWKVNEPVQPSEGLTRQGSGIIGRFGQSEELRCVIAIIRHGDRTPKQKVKLKVTEEKLLNLMLKYNGGRPRSETKLKSAVQLQDLLDATRILVPRTRPGRESDSEAEDFEHAEKLRQVKAVLEEGGHFSGIYRKVQLKPLKWVKVPKSNGEGEEERPVEALMVLKYGGVLTHAGRKQAEELGRYFRNNMYPGEGTGLLRLHSTYRHDLKIYSSDEGRVQMSAAAFAKGLLDLEGQLTPILVSLVSKDSSMLDGLDNASSEMEEAKARLNEIITSAAKIVHSNGSSECPWMTDGAGLPSNASELLPKLVTLTKKVTEQVRLLAKDEDEELTETSSYEVIPPYDQAKALGKINIDIDRIAAGLPCGSEGFLLMYARWKKLERDLYNERKVRFDITQIPDVYDSCKYDLLHNAHLNLEGLDELFKVSQLLADGVIPNEYGINPKQRLKIGSKIARRLLGKILIDLRNTREEAISVAELKCNEDQQSTSKKSEKEDTDYQLKLSIKNDDVRRTSTTSDISMDQDDDDDKETKYRLDPKYANVKTPGRHVRTRLYFTSESHIHSLMNVLRYCNLDESLQGEDSLVCQNALERLYKTKELDYMSYIVLRMFENTEVALEDPKRFRIEMTFSRGADLSPLEKNDSEATSLHQEHTLPIMGPERLQEVGSYPTLEKMEMMFRPFAMPAEDFPPPSTPAGFSGYFSKSAVLERLVNLWPFHKHDKHASANGK; this is translated from the exons ATGAATTGGTGCCACAACATCTTCTTCATGACCGGCGGAAGGTGTATGAG ATATGCCCTTGTTAATAGGGAGTTTCCATTTCAAGAGTTGgattattttattgaagaagaagattttgttGAGGTCCATGGAAGTCGTTTTTGGAAACCCTTTGTAGAGAAGCCTGTTGATG GCGATGACCACAGCATCATGATATATTATCCCAGTGCAGCAGGTGGAGGTATGAAGGAATTGTTTAGGAAG GTTGGTAATCGGTCAAGTGATTTCCATCAAGATGTTAGAAGAGTGAGGCGTGAAGGCTCTTACATATATGAAGAATTTATGCCAACTGGAGGAACAGATGTGAAG GTGTATACTGTTGGTCCTGAATATGCACACGCTGAGGCAAGGAAATCTCCTGTTGTTGATGGTGTTGTCATGCGGAATCCTGATGGAAAAGAA GTAAGGTATCCAGTGTTACTGACACCTAACGAGAAGCAAATGGCAAGAGATGTTTGCATTGCATTTAGGCAGGCG GTTTGTGGGTTTGATCTCCTGCGTTGTGAAGGACGATCATATGTTTGTGATGTAAATGGATGGAGTTTTGTGAAAAATTCCTACAA ATATTATGATGATTCTGCTTGTGTATTGAGAAAGATGCTTTTGGATGCGAAAGCTCCTCATCTTTCATCAGCAATTCCCCCCACTTTACCATGGAAAGTCAATGAACCAGTCCAGCCTTCTGAGGGATTAACTCGTCAGGGAAGTGGGATTATTGGTAGATTTGGGCAGTCTGAGGAGCTACGCTGTGTGATTGCCATTATTCGTCA TGGTGATAGAACTCCCAAACAGAAGGTGAAGTTGAAGGTCACAGAGGAAAAGCTGCTGAATTTGATGTTAAAGTACAATGGGGGACGACCCAGATCTGAG ACAAAACTTAAAAGTGCTGTTCAATTACAAGATCTGTTAGATGCAACTCGAATACTTGTACCTCGTACAAG ACCTGGTCGAGAAAGTGATAGTGAGGCAGAAGACTTTGAGCATGCTGAAAAGCTACGACAAGTTAAAGCAGTTCTTGAGGAG GGGGGGCATTTCTCTGGTATTTATAGGAAGGTCCAGCTAAAACCTCTAAAGTGGGTTAAAGTTCCAAAAAGTAATGGTGAAGGTGAGGAAGAACGACCCGTTGAAGCTCTCATGGTCCTTAAATATGGAGGTGTTCTTACCCATGCTGGCAGAAAGCAG GCAGAAGAGCTGGGTAGATATTTTCGAAATAATATGTATCCAG GTGAAGGCACAGGGCTGCTTCGTCTTCATAGCACATATCGTCATGACCTTAAAATTTACAGCTCTGACGAAGGTCGTGTACAG ATGTCCGCAGCAGCATTTGCAAAGGGCCTCCTCGATCTGGAAGGACAGCTAACACCAATTCTG GTTTCCCTTGTTAGTAAGGATTCCTCCATGCTGGATGGGCTTGACAATGCCAGCAGTGAGATGGAAGAAGCCAAG GCTAGGTTGAATGAGATTATAACATCTGCTGCAAAGATAGTTCATAGCAATGGATCCTCTGAGTGTCCTTGGATGACTGATGGAGCTGGACTGCCTTCAAATGCTTCTGAACTTCTCCCTAAACTG GTAACATTGACCAAGAAGGTGACAGAACAAGTGAGACTACTTGCCaaggatgaagatgaagaaCTTACAGAGACAAGCTCATATGAAGTAATTCCACCATATGACCAAGCAAAGGCTCtaggtaaaataaatattgatatagATCGTATTGCTGCTGGATTACCCTGTGGAAGTGAGGGATTCTTGTTGATGTATGCTCGCTGGAAGAAGCTTGAAAGAGACTTGTATAATGAACGCAAAGT GCGGTTTGATATAACACAAATTCCTGATGTTTATGACTCTTGCAA ATATGATCTGTTACACAATGCTCACCTTAATCTAGAGGGGCTGGATGAACTCTTCAAAGTTTCTCAG CTACTTGCTGATGGTGTCATTCCTAATGAGTATGGAATTAATCCAAAGCAGAGATTGAAGATTGGCTCAAAG atAGCTCGTCGTTTGTTGGGTAAAATATTGATTGATCTTAGGAACACACGTGAGGAAGCCATTAGTGTTGCTGAATTAAAATGTAATGAAGATCAGCAATCAACTTCTAAGAAGTCTGAAAAGGAAGACACAGATTACCAGTTAAAGCTTTCAATTAAGAATGATGACGTGAGAAGAACTAGCACCACTAGTGATATATCAATGGAtcaggatgatgatgatgataaagagACAAAATACCGTTTGGATCCAAA GTATGCAAATGTAAAGACCCCAGGACGCCATGTGCGTACACGCCTCTATTTTACATCG GAATCACATATACATTCCCTTATGAATGTTCTCCGTTACTGTAACCTGGATGAATCTCTTCAAGGTGAGGATAGCCTTGTTTGCCAGAATGCCTTGGAGCGTTTGTACAAAACCAAGGAGCTTGACTACATGAGCTATATTGTGCTAAGGATGTTTGAGAATACTGAG GTTGCTTTGGAAGACCCAAAAAGGTTCCGCATAGAGATGACTTTCAGCCGTGGGGCAGACTTGTCCCCGTTGGAG AAGAATGACAGTGAGGCTACCTCGTTGCATCAGGAGCACACTCTTCCAATAATGGGTCCAGAAAGGCTGCAAGAAGTGGGATCCTATCCCACATTAGAGAAAATGGAGATGATGTTTCGTCCTTTTGCCATGCCAGCAGAAGACTTTCCTCCACCGTCCACCCCTGCTGGATTCTCGGGCTACTTCTCAAAAAGTGCAGTACTTGAGCGCCTTGTTAATCTTTGGCCCTTCCATAAGCATGATAAGCATGCAAGTGCTAATGGAAAGTAG
- the LOC7482442 gene encoding inositol hexakisphosphate and diphosphoinositol-pentakisphosphate kinase VIP2 isoform X3 gives MEKKVLSAPMGQILDRLQAFGEFEVMYFGDKVILEDPIESWPICDCLIAFYSTGYPLEKAEAYATLRKPFLVNELVPQHLLHDRRKVYERAEMFGIPVPRYALVNREFPFQELDYFIEEEDFVEVHGSRFWKPFVEKPVDGDDHSIMIYYPSAAGGGMKELFRKVGNRSSDFHQDVRRVRREGSYIYEEFMPTGGTDVKVYTVGPEYAHAEARKSPVVDGVVMRNPDGKEVRYPVLLTPNEKQMARDVCIAFRQAVCGFDLLRCEGRSYVCDVNGWSFVKNSYKYYDDSACVLRKMLLDAKAPHLSSAIPPTLPWKVNEPVQPSEGLTRQGSGIIGRFGQSEELRCVIAIIRHGDRTPKQKVKLKVTEEKLLNLMLKYNGGRPRSETKLKSAVQLQDLLDATRILVPRTRPGRESDSEAEDFEHAEKLRQVKAVLEEGGHFSGIYRKVQLKPLKWVKVPKSNGEGEEERPVEALMVLKYGGVLTHAGRKQAEELGRYFRNNMYPGEGTGLLRLHSTYRHDLKIYSSDEGRVQMSAAAFAKGLLDLEGQLTPILVSLVSKDSSMLDGLDNASSEMEEAKARLNEIITSAAKIVHSNGSSECPWMTDGAGLPSNASELLPKLVTLTKKVTEQVRLLAKDEDEELTETSSYEVIPPYDQAKALGKINIDIDRIAAGLPCGSEGFLLMYARWKKLERDLYNERKVRFDITQIPDVYDSCKYDLLHNAHLNLEGLDELFKVSQLLADGVIPNEYGINPKQRLKIGSKIARRLLGKILIDLRNTREEAISVAELKCNEDQQSTSKKSEKEDTDYQLKLSIKNDDVRRTSTTSDISMDQDDDDDKETKYRLDPKYANVKTPGRHVRTRLYFTSESHIHSLMNVLRYCNLDESLQGEDSLVCQNALERLYKTKELDYMSYIVLRMFENTEVALEDPKRFRIEMTFSRGADLSPLEKNDSEATSLHQEHTLPIMGPERLQEVGSYPTLEKMEMMFRPFAMPAEDFPPPSTPAGFSGYFSKSAVLERLVNLWPFHKHDKHASANGK, from the exons ATGGAAAAGAAG GTGTTATCAGCTCCAATGGGACAGATTCTTGATAGATTACAAGCATTTGGTGAATTCGAA gtTATGTATTTCGGTGATAAAGTGATTCTTGAGGATCCAATTGAGAG CTGGCCAATATGTGATTGCTTGATTGCTTTCTATTCCACTGGTTATCCCCTTGAAAAGGCTGAGGCATATGCCACTTTAAGGAA GCCTTTTCTTGTGAATGAATTGGTGCCACAACATCTTCTTCATGACCGGCGGAAGGTGTATGAG CGCGCTGAAATGTTTGGAATTCCTGTCCCGAGATATGCCCTTGTTAATAGGGAGTTTCCATTTCAAGAGTTGgattattttattgaagaagaagattttgttGAGGTCCATGGAAGTCGTTTTTGGAAACCCTTTGTAGAGAAGCCTGTTGATG GCGATGACCACAGCATCATGATATATTATCCCAGTGCAGCAGGTGGAGGTATGAAGGAATTGTTTAGGAAG GTTGGTAATCGGTCAAGTGATTTCCATCAAGATGTTAGAAGAGTGAGGCGTGAAGGCTCTTACATATATGAAGAATTTATGCCAACTGGAGGAACAGATGTGAAG GTGTATACTGTTGGTCCTGAATATGCACACGCTGAGGCAAGGAAATCTCCTGTTGTTGATGGTGTTGTCATGCGGAATCCTGATGGAAAAGAA GTAAGGTATCCAGTGTTACTGACACCTAACGAGAAGCAAATGGCAAGAGATGTTTGCATTGCATTTAGGCAGGCG GTTTGTGGGTTTGATCTCCTGCGTTGTGAAGGACGATCATATGTTTGTGATGTAAATGGATGGAGTTTTGTGAAAAATTCCTACAA ATATTATGATGATTCTGCTTGTGTATTGAGAAAGATGCTTTTGGATGCGAAAGCTCCTCATCTTTCATCAGCAATTCCCCCCACTTTACCATGGAAAGTCAATGAACCAGTCCAGCCTTCTGAGGGATTAACTCGTCAGGGAAGTGGGATTATTGGTAGATTTGGGCAGTCTGAGGAGCTACGCTGTGTGATTGCCATTATTCGTCA TGGTGATAGAACTCCCAAACAGAAGGTGAAGTTGAAGGTCACAGAGGAAAAGCTGCTGAATTTGATGTTAAAGTACAATGGGGGACGACCCAGATCTGAG ACAAAACTTAAAAGTGCTGTTCAATTACAAGATCTGTTAGATGCAACTCGAATACTTGTACCTCGTACAAG ACCTGGTCGAGAAAGTGATAGTGAGGCAGAAGACTTTGAGCATGCTGAAAAGCTACGACAAGTTAAAGCAGTTCTTGAGGAG GGGGGGCATTTCTCTGGTATTTATAGGAAGGTCCAGCTAAAACCTCTAAAGTGGGTTAAAGTTCCAAAAAGTAATGGTGAAGGTGAGGAAGAACGACCCGTTGAAGCTCTCATGGTCCTTAAATATGGAGGTGTTCTTACCCATGCTGGCAGAAAGCAG GCAGAAGAGCTGGGTAGATATTTTCGAAATAATATGTATCCAG GTGAAGGCACAGGGCTGCTTCGTCTTCATAGCACATATCGTCATGACCTTAAAATTTACAGCTCTGACGAAGGTCGTGTACAG ATGTCCGCAGCAGCATTTGCAAAGGGCCTCCTCGATCTGGAAGGACAGCTAACACCAATTCTG GTTTCCCTTGTTAGTAAGGATTCCTCCATGCTGGATGGGCTTGACAATGCCAGCAGTGAGATGGAAGAAGCCAAG GCTAGGTTGAATGAGATTATAACATCTGCTGCAAAGATAGTTCATAGCAATGGATCCTCTGAGTGTCCTTGGATGACTGATGGAGCTGGACTGCCTTCAAATGCTTCTGAACTTCTCCCTAAACTG GTAACATTGACCAAGAAGGTGACAGAACAAGTGAGACTACTTGCCaaggatgaagatgaagaaCTTACAGAGACAAGCTCATATGAAGTAATTCCACCATATGACCAAGCAAAGGCTCtaggtaaaataaatattgatatagATCGTATTGCTGCTGGATTACCCTGTGGAAGTGAGGGATTCTTGTTGATGTATGCTCGCTGGAAGAAGCTTGAAAGAGACTTGTATAATGAACGCAAAGT GCGGTTTGATATAACACAAATTCCTGATGTTTATGACTCTTGCAA ATATGATCTGTTACACAATGCTCACCTTAATCTAGAGGGGCTGGATGAACTCTTCAAAGTTTCTCAG CTACTTGCTGATGGTGTCATTCCTAATGAGTATGGAATTAATCCAAAGCAGAGATTGAAGATTGGCTCAAAG atAGCTCGTCGTTTGTTGGGTAAAATATTGATTGATCTTAGGAACACACGTGAGGAAGCCATTAGTGTTGCTGAATTAAAATGTAATGAAGATCAGCAATCAACTTCTAAGAAGTCTGAAAAGGAAGACACAGATTACCAGTTAAAGCTTTCAATTAAGAATGATGACGTGAGAAGAACTAGCACCACTAGTGATATATCAATGGAtcaggatgatgatgatgataaagagACAAAATACCGTTTGGATCCAAA GTATGCAAATGTAAAGACCCCAGGACGCCATGTGCGTACACGCCTCTATTTTACATCG GAATCACATATACATTCCCTTATGAATGTTCTCCGTTACTGTAACCTGGATGAATCTCTTCAAGGTGAGGATAGCCTTGTTTGCCAGAATGCCTTGGAGCGTTTGTACAAAACCAAGGAGCTTGACTACATGAGCTATATTGTGCTAAGGATGTTTGAGAATACTGAG GTTGCTTTGGAAGACCCAAAAAGGTTCCGCATAGAGATGACTTTCAGCCGTGGGGCAGACTTGTCCCCGTTGGAG AAGAATGACAGTGAGGCTACCTCGTTGCATCAGGAGCACACTCTTCCAATAATGGGTCCAGAAAGGCTGCAAGAAGTGGGATCCTATCCCACATTAGAGAAAATGGAGATGATGTTTCGTCCTTTTGCCATGCCAGCAGAAGACTTTCCTCCACCGTCCACCCCTGCTGGATTCTCGGGCTACTTCTCAAAAAGTGCAGTACTTGAGCGCCTTGTTAATCTTTGGCCCTTCCATAAGCATGATAAGCATGCAAGTGCTAATGGAAAGTAG
- the LOC7482442 gene encoding inositol hexakisphosphate and diphosphoinositol-pentakisphosphate kinase VIP2 isoform X5, whose amino-acid sequence MEKKVKCGSEVLSAPMGQILDRLQAFGEFEVMYFGDKVILEDPIESWPICDCLIAFYSTGYPLEKAEAYATLRKPFLVNELVPQHLLHDRRKVYERAEMFGIPVPRYALVNREFPFQELDYFIEEEDFVEVHGSRFWKPFVEKPVDGDDHSIMIYYPSAAGGGMKELFRKVGNRSSDFHQDVRRVRREGSYIYEEFMPTGGTDVKVYTVGPEYAHAEARKSPVVDGVVMRNPDGKEVRYPVLLTPNEKQMARDVCIAFRQAVCGFDLLRCEGRSYVCDVNGWSFVKNSYKYYDDSACVLRKMLLDAKAPHLSSAIPPTLPWKVNEPVQPSEGLTRQGSGIIGRFGQSEELRCVIAIIRHGDRTPKQKVKLKVTEEKLLNLMLKYNGGRPRSETKLKSAVQLQDLLDATRILVPRTRPGRESDSEAEDFEHAEKLRQVKAVLEEGGHFSGIYRKVQLKPLKWVKVPKSNGEGEEERPVEALMVLKYGGVLTHAGRKQAEELGRYFRNNMYPGEGTGLLRLHSTYRHDLKIYSSDEGRVQMSAAAFAKGLLDLEGQLTPILVSLVSKDSSMLDGLDNASSEMEEAKARLNEIITSAAKIVHSNGSSECPWMTDGAGLPSNASELLPKLVTLTKKVTEQVRLLAKDEDEELTETSSYEVIPPYDQAKALGKINIDIDRIAAGLPCGSEGFLLMYARWKKLERDLYNERKVRFDITQIPDVYDSCKYDLLHNAHLNLEGLDELFKVSQIARRLLGKILIDLRNTREEAISVAELKCNEDQQSTSKKSEKEDTDYQLKLSIKNDDVRRTSTTSDISMDQDDDDDKETKYRLDPKYANVKTPGRHVRTRLYFTSESHIHSLMNVLRYCNLDESLQGEDSLVCQNALERLYKTKELDYMSYIVLRMFENTEVALEDPKRFRIEMTFSRGADLSPLEKNDSEATSLHQEHTLPIMGPERLQEVGSYPTLEKMEMMFRPFAMPAEDFPPPSTPAGFSGYFSKSAVLERLVNLWPFHKHDKHASANGK is encoded by the exons ATGGAAAAGAAGGTGAAATGCGGCTCTGAG GTGTTATCAGCTCCAATGGGACAGATTCTTGATAGATTACAAGCATTTGGTGAATTCGAA gtTATGTATTTCGGTGATAAAGTGATTCTTGAGGATCCAATTGAGAG CTGGCCAATATGTGATTGCTTGATTGCTTTCTATTCCACTGGTTATCCCCTTGAAAAGGCTGAGGCATATGCCACTTTAAGGAA GCCTTTTCTTGTGAATGAATTGGTGCCACAACATCTTCTTCATGACCGGCGGAAGGTGTATGAG CGCGCTGAAATGTTTGGAATTCCTGTCCCGAGATATGCCCTTGTTAATAGGGAGTTTCCATTTCAAGAGTTGgattattttattgaagaagaagattttgttGAGGTCCATGGAAGTCGTTTTTGGAAACCCTTTGTAGAGAAGCCTGTTGATG GCGATGACCACAGCATCATGATATATTATCCCAGTGCAGCAGGTGGAGGTATGAAGGAATTGTTTAGGAAG GTTGGTAATCGGTCAAGTGATTTCCATCAAGATGTTAGAAGAGTGAGGCGTGAAGGCTCTTACATATATGAAGAATTTATGCCAACTGGAGGAACAGATGTGAAG GTGTATACTGTTGGTCCTGAATATGCACACGCTGAGGCAAGGAAATCTCCTGTTGTTGATGGTGTTGTCATGCGGAATCCTGATGGAAAAGAA GTAAGGTATCCAGTGTTACTGACACCTAACGAGAAGCAAATGGCAAGAGATGTTTGCATTGCATTTAGGCAGGCG GTTTGTGGGTTTGATCTCCTGCGTTGTGAAGGACGATCATATGTTTGTGATGTAAATGGATGGAGTTTTGTGAAAAATTCCTACAA ATATTATGATGATTCTGCTTGTGTATTGAGAAAGATGCTTTTGGATGCGAAAGCTCCTCATCTTTCATCAGCAATTCCCCCCACTTTACCATGGAAAGTCAATGAACCAGTCCAGCCTTCTGAGGGATTAACTCGTCAGGGAAGTGGGATTATTGGTAGATTTGGGCAGTCTGAGGAGCTACGCTGTGTGATTGCCATTATTCGTCA TGGTGATAGAACTCCCAAACAGAAGGTGAAGTTGAAGGTCACAGAGGAAAAGCTGCTGAATTTGATGTTAAAGTACAATGGGGGACGACCCAGATCTGAG ACAAAACTTAAAAGTGCTGTTCAATTACAAGATCTGTTAGATGCAACTCGAATACTTGTACCTCGTACAAG ACCTGGTCGAGAAAGTGATAGTGAGGCAGAAGACTTTGAGCATGCTGAAAAGCTACGACAAGTTAAAGCAGTTCTTGAGGAG GGGGGGCATTTCTCTGGTATTTATAGGAAGGTCCAGCTAAAACCTCTAAAGTGGGTTAAAGTTCCAAAAAGTAATGGTGAAGGTGAGGAAGAACGACCCGTTGAAGCTCTCATGGTCCTTAAATATGGAGGTGTTCTTACCCATGCTGGCAGAAAGCAG GCAGAAGAGCTGGGTAGATATTTTCGAAATAATATGTATCCAG GTGAAGGCACAGGGCTGCTTCGTCTTCATAGCACATATCGTCATGACCTTAAAATTTACAGCTCTGACGAAGGTCGTGTACAG ATGTCCGCAGCAGCATTTGCAAAGGGCCTCCTCGATCTGGAAGGACAGCTAACACCAATTCTG GTTTCCCTTGTTAGTAAGGATTCCTCCATGCTGGATGGGCTTGACAATGCCAGCAGTGAGATGGAAGAAGCCAAG GCTAGGTTGAATGAGATTATAACATCTGCTGCAAAGATAGTTCATAGCAATGGATCCTCTGAGTGTCCTTGGATGACTGATGGAGCTGGACTGCCTTCAAATGCTTCTGAACTTCTCCCTAAACTG GTAACATTGACCAAGAAGGTGACAGAACAAGTGAGACTACTTGCCaaggatgaagatgaagaaCTTACAGAGACAAGCTCATATGAAGTAATTCCACCATATGACCAAGCAAAGGCTCtaggtaaaataaatattgatatagATCGTATTGCTGCTGGATTACCCTGTGGAAGTGAGGGATTCTTGTTGATGTATGCTCGCTGGAAGAAGCTTGAAAGAGACTTGTATAATGAACGCAAAGT GCGGTTTGATATAACACAAATTCCTGATGTTTATGACTCTTGCAA ATATGATCTGTTACACAATGCTCACCTTAATCTAGAGGGGCTGGATGAACTCTTCAAAGTTTCTCAG atAGCTCGTCGTTTGTTGGGTAAAATATTGATTGATCTTAGGAACACACGTGAGGAAGCCATTAGTGTTGCTGAATTAAAATGTAATGAAGATCAGCAATCAACTTCTAAGAAGTCTGAAAAGGAAGACACAGATTACCAGTTAAAGCTTTCAATTAAGAATGATGACGTGAGAAGAACTAGCACCACTAGTGATATATCAATGGAtcaggatgatgatgatgataaagagACAAAATACCGTTTGGATCCAAA GTATGCAAATGTAAAGACCCCAGGACGCCATGTGCGTACACGCCTCTATTTTACATCG GAATCACATATACATTCCCTTATGAATGTTCTCCGTTACTGTAACCTGGATGAATCTCTTCAAGGTGAGGATAGCCTTGTTTGCCAGAATGCCTTGGAGCGTTTGTACAAAACCAAGGAGCTTGACTACATGAGCTATATTGTGCTAAGGATGTTTGAGAATACTGAG GTTGCTTTGGAAGACCCAAAAAGGTTCCGCATAGAGATGACTTTCAGCCGTGGGGCAGACTTGTCCCCGTTGGAG AAGAATGACAGTGAGGCTACCTCGTTGCATCAGGAGCACACTCTTCCAATAATGGGTCCAGAAAGGCTGCAAGAAGTGGGATCCTATCCCACATTAGAGAAAATGGAGATGATGTTTCGTCCTTTTGCCATGCCAGCAGAAGACTTTCCTCCACCGTCCACCCCTGCTGGATTCTCGGGCTACTTCTCAAAAAGTGCAGTACTTGAGCGCCTTGTTAATCTTTGGCCCTTCCATAAGCATGATAAGCATGCAAGTGCTAATGGAAAGTAG